From one Pseudomonas sp. B21-048 genomic stretch:
- a CDS encoding dihydroorotase: MKLSILGARVIDPASGLDQVTDIHVEACKIVAFGAAPAGFVAVDTIDAKGLVAAPGLVDLNVALREPGYSRKGSIASETRAAAAGGVTSLCCPPKTKPVLDTSAVAELILDRAREAGNTKVFPIGALSKGLDGEQLAELVALRDAGCVAFGNGLESFRNTRTLCRALEYAATFDLTVIFNSQDHDLAEGGLAHEGPTASFLGLPGIPETAETVALARDLLLVEQSGVRAHFSQLTSARGVALIAQAQARGLKVTADVALYQLILTDEALIDFSSLYHVQPPLRTRADRDGLRAAVKSGVVSAISSHHQPHERDAKLAPFGATEPGISSVELLLPLAMTLVEDGLLDLPTLLARLGAGPAEALRLPAGKLAVGGPADIVLFDPAASTVVGETWLSKGENCPFIGHSLPGVVRYTLVDGRISYQV; encoded by the coding sequence GTGAAGCTCAGCATTCTCGGCGCACGCGTGATCGATCCGGCCAGCGGCCTGGATCAAGTGACTGATATCCACGTTGAAGCCTGCAAGATCGTCGCCTTTGGCGCCGCTCCGGCCGGTTTCGTTGCAGTAGACACCATCGACGCCAAGGGTCTGGTGGCGGCCCCGGGTCTGGTTGACCTGAACGTCGCCCTGCGCGAGCCGGGCTACAGCCGCAAAGGCTCGATCGCCAGCGAAACCCGCGCCGCTGCTGCCGGTGGTGTGACCAGCCTGTGCTGCCCACCGAAAACCAAACCGGTGTTGGACACCTCGGCTGTGGCCGAACTGATCCTCGACCGCGCCCGCGAAGCCGGCAACACCAAAGTCTTCCCGATCGGCGCCTTGAGCAAAGGCCTGGACGGCGAACAGTTGGCCGAACTGGTCGCCTTGCGCGATGCCGGTTGTGTGGCCTTCGGCAACGGTCTGGAGAGCTTTCGCAACACCCGCACCCTGTGCCGGGCGCTGGAATACGCGGCGACGTTCGACCTGACGGTGATTTTCAATTCGCAGGACCATGATCTGGCCGAAGGCGGCCTGGCTCACGAAGGTCCGACTGCGAGTTTCCTCGGTTTGCCGGGCATTCCGGAAACCGCCGAAACCGTGGCCCTGGCCCGGGATCTGCTGCTGGTCGAGCAAAGCGGCGTGCGTGCGCACTTCAGCCAGCTCACCAGCGCCCGCGGTGTGGCGCTGATCGCTCAGGCCCAAGCCCGTGGCCTGAAGGTCACGGCGGACGTGGCGTTGTATCAGCTGATCCTCACCGACGAAGCGCTGATCGACTTCAGCAGCCTCTATCACGTCCAGCCGCCGCTGCGCACTCGTGCGGACCGCGATGGCCTGCGGGCAGCGGTGAAGTCGGGGGTGGTGTCAGCCATCTCCAGCCATCACCAGCCCCATGAACGCGATGCCAAACTGGCGCCGTTCGGTGCTACCGAACCGGGCATCAGCAGCGTTGAACTGCTGCTGCCGCTGGCGATGACCTTGGTGGAAGACGGTTTGCTCGACTTGCCGACGCTGCTCGCACGCTTGGGCGCAGGTCCTGCCGAAGCGTTGCGTCTGCCAGCGGGCAAGCTGGCGGTGGGGGGGCCTGCAGATATCGTACTGTTCGACCCAGCGGCCTCGACTGTGGTCGGTGAAACCTGGCTGTCCAAGGGCGAAAACTGCCCGTTCATTGGCCATAGCTTGCCGGGTGTGGTGCGCTATACGTTGGTGGATGGGCGGATCAGCTACCAGGTGTAA
- a CDS encoding homoserine O-acetyltransferase, with product MPAAFPPDSVGLVTPQVAHFSEPLALACGRSLPAYDLIYETYGTLNTTASNAVLICHALSGHHHAAGFHSPNDRKPGWWDSCIGPGKPIDTNKFFVVSLNNLGGCNGSTGPSSINPETGKPFGADFPVLTVEDWVHSQARLADLLGIRQWAAVIGGSLGGMQALQWTITYPDRVRHCLAIASAPKLSAQNIAFNEVARQAILTDPEFHGGSFQEAGVIPKRGLMLARMVGHITYLSDDSMGEKFGRGLKSEKLNYDFHSVEFQVESYLRYQGEEFSGRFDANTYLLMTKALDYFDPAANFDDDLAKTFAGATARFCVMSFTTDWRFSPARSRELVDALMAARKDVCYLEIDAPQGHDAFLIPIPRYLQAFSNYMNRIAF from the coding sequence ATGCCAGCTGCCTTCCCCCCCGATTCTGTTGGTCTAGTGACGCCGCAAGTGGCGCACTTCAGTGAACCCCTGGCCTTGGCCTGCGGACGTTCGCTGCCCGCTTATGACCTGATCTACGAAACCTACGGCACGCTGAACACTACGGCGAGCAACGCCGTGCTGATCTGCCACGCCTTGTCCGGTCACCATCACGCCGCCGGCTTCCACAGCCCCAACGACCGCAAACCCGGTTGGTGGGACAGCTGCATCGGCCCCGGCAAGCCGATCGACACCAACAAGTTCTTCGTGGTCAGCCTGAATAATCTCGGCGGATGCAACGGTTCCACCGGCCCCAGCAGCATCAATCCGGAAACCGGCAAGCCATTCGGTGCCGATTTCCCGGTCCTGACCGTGGAAGACTGGGTGCACAGCCAGGCGCGTCTCGCCGACTTGCTCGGCATTCGCCAATGGGCGGCGGTGATCGGCGGCAGCCTCGGCGGCATGCAAGCCTTGCAGTGGACCATCACCTACCCGGACCGCGTACGGCACTGCCTGGCGATCGCTTCGGCACCGAAACTGTCGGCACAGAACATCGCGTTCAACGAAGTCGCCCGCCAGGCAATCCTCACCGACCCGGAATTCCACGGCGGCTCGTTCCAGGAAGCGGGCGTGATCCCCAAGCGCGGGCTGATGCTGGCGCGAATGGTCGGGCACATCACGTACCTGTCCGACGACTCCATGGGCGAGAAATTCGGTCGCGGCCTGAAGAGCGAAAAGCTTAACTACGACTTCCACAGCGTCGAGTTCCAGGTCGAAAGCTACCTGCGGTATCAGGGCGAGGAGTTTTCCGGACGTTTCGACGCCAACACCTACCTGCTGATGACCAAGGCGCTGGACTACTTCGACCCGGCGGCGAACTTCGACGATGACCTGGCGAAAACCTTCGCCGGCGCCACGGCCAGGTTCTGCGTGATGTCTTTCACCACGGACTGGCGCTTCTCCCCTGCCCGCTCGCGGGAACTGGTCGACGCGCTGATGGCGGCCAGAAAAGATGTCTGCTACCTGGAGATCGATGCCCCGCAAGGCCACGACGCCTTCCTGATTCCGATCCCGCGTTATTTGCAGGCTTTCAGCAATTACATGAACCGTATAGCGTTTTGA
- a CDS encoding YggS family pyridoxal phosphate-dependent enzyme has product MSTIADNILQVSSRIQAAAKAARRDEHTIQLLAVSKTKPAEALREAYAAGLRDFGENYLQEALSKQLELADLPLIWHFIGPIQSNKTRAIAEHFDWVHSVDRLKIAQRLSEQRPADLPPLNICIQVNVSGEASKSGCTPADLPALATAISALPHLKLRGLMAIPEPTEDRAAQDAAFAAVQSLQASLNLPLDTLSMGMSHDLESAIAMGATWVRIGTALFGARDYHQP; this is encoded by the coding sequence ATGTCCACGATAGCAGACAACATCCTTCAGGTTAGTTCGCGCATCCAGGCAGCGGCCAAAGCTGCCCGTCGCGACGAACACACCATCCAGCTACTGGCCGTGAGCAAGACCAAACCCGCCGAGGCCTTGCGTGAAGCGTATGCCGCCGGCCTGCGCGATTTTGGCGAGAACTACCTGCAGGAAGCGCTGAGCAAACAGCTCGAATTGGCCGACCTGCCCTTGATCTGGCACTTCATCGGCCCCATTCAATCGAACAAGACTCGCGCTATCGCCGAGCATTTCGACTGGGTGCATTCCGTGGATCGCTTGAAAATCGCACAACGCCTGTCCGAACAACGCCCTGCCGATTTGCCTCCATTGAACATCTGCATCCAGGTCAACGTCAGTGGTGAAGCCAGCAAGTCCGGCTGCACCCCGGCCGATTTGCCCGCACTGGCCACTGCCATCAGCGCTCTACCGCATCTGAAATTGCGCGGGCTGATGGCGATTCCTGAGCCGACTGAAGATCGCGCCGCCCAGGATGCAGCCTTTGCTGCCGTGCAGAGCCTGCAAGCCAGCCTGAATCTGCCACTCGACACACTTTCCATGGGCATGAGCCACGACCTCGAGTCGGCCATTGCCATGGGCGCCACTTGGGTCCGTATCGGTACGGCCCTGTTTGGTGCCCGCGACTACCACCAGCCTTGA
- a CDS encoding C40 family peptidase gives MRPFFKTWLTICLLLPLAAHATNREQRLPNVNGYTPKSHVSATSSKNKQTVKRSSQLSSVNSKLVPPMATKESSNVLSRAVNVLGTPYRWGGSSPSKGFDCSGLVKYAFNDATFDLPRTSNAMASGHGEKVDRNDLKPGDLIFFNIKSRRVNHVAIYLGNDRFIHAPRRGKSVTIDTLKKPYWESHYVVAKRVLPKEQNALRVVQR, from the coding sequence ATGCGTCCATTTTTCAAGACATGGCTAACCATTTGCCTATTATTGCCCCTGGCCGCCCACGCCACCAATCGTGAGCAACGTCTTCCTAACGTTAATGGTTACACCCCAAAATCCCATGTTTCTGCTACTTCGAGCAAAAACAAACAAACAGTAAAACGCTCCAGCCAACTGAGCAGCGTAAACAGCAAGCTAGTCCCGCCGATGGCGACCAAGGAAAGCAGCAACGTGCTGAGCCGCGCGGTAAACGTGCTCGGTACACCTTATCGTTGGGGTGGCAGCAGCCCAAGTAAAGGGTTCGATTGCAGCGGTCTGGTGAAATACGCGTTCAACGACGCCACGTTTGACTTGCCCCGTACCTCGAACGCCATGGCCAGTGGTCATGGCGAGAAAGTCGATCGCAACGATCTGAAACCAGGCGACCTGATTTTCTTCAACATCAAGAGCCGTCGGGTCAATCACGTTGCCATCTACCTGGGCAACGACCGCTTCATCCACGCACCACGCCGTGGCAAGTCGGTGACCATCGATACCCTGAAGAAACCGTACTGGGAAAGCCATTACGTGGTTGCCAAGCGGGTCCTGCCGAAAGAACAGAACGCATTGCGGGTTGTTCAGCGTTGA
- a CDS encoding TM2 domain-containing protein, producing MNTYRHPISEQDTHSKVIGYLLWIFGFTGAHRFYYGKPVTGTIWFFTLGLLGIGWLIDVFLIPAMDREADLRFTAGPIEYNIAWILLTFLGVFGVHRMYQGKWISGLLYLVTGGVFFLGVLYDFWTLNDQVSIRNAQNR from the coding sequence ATGAACACCTATCGACATCCCATTTCAGAGCAAGACACACACAGCAAAGTGATCGGTTACCTGCTGTGGATTTTCGGTTTTACCGGGGCGCATCGCTTCTATTACGGCAAACCGGTGACCGGGACGATCTGGTTTTTTACCCTCGGTTTACTGGGTATTGGCTGGCTGATCGACGTGTTCCTGATCCCGGCCATGGATCGTGAAGCGGACCTGCGCTTTACCGCCGGCCCCATCGAATACAACATTGCGTGGATTCTGCTGACGTTTCTCGGGGTGTTCGGTGTGCACCGGATGTATCAGGGAAAATGGATCAGCGGGTTGCTGTACCTGGTGACGGGCGGGGTGTTCTTTCTGGGAGTGTTATATGACTTCTGGACGTTGAATGACCAGGTGTCGATTCGCAACGCGCAGAACCGCTGA
- the ruvX gene encoding Holliday junction resolvase RuvX, whose translation MALRLILGFDYGTKQIGVAVGQVITGQARELCTLKAQNGIPDWNQVEALIKEWKPDAVVVGLPLNMDGTPSDMCLRAEKFARRLNGRYNLPFYTHDERLTTFEAKGERLVRGGQKGSYRDNPVDAIAAALLLQGWLDENTALFES comes from the coding sequence ATGGCCCTGCGGCTGATTTTGGGTTTCGACTACGGCACTAAACAGATCGGCGTTGCGGTCGGCCAGGTGATTACCGGCCAGGCCCGCGAGCTGTGCACCTTGAAAGCGCAAAACGGTATTCCCGACTGGAATCAGGTCGAAGCCCTGATTAAAGAGTGGAAACCCGACGCTGTGGTAGTCGGTCTGCCGCTGAACATGGACGGCACGCCGAGCGACATGTGCCTGCGCGCCGAGAAGTTTGCCCGGCGCCTGAACGGCCGTTACAACCTGCCTTTCTATACTCACGACGAGCGCCTGACCACCTTCGAGGCCAAGGGTGAACGCCTGGTCCGTGGCGGCCAGAAAGGCAGTTACCGCGACAACCCGGTCGATGCCATCGCCGCCGCGCTGCTGTTGCAAGGCTGGCTCGACGAAAACACCGCGCTGTTCGAATCCTGA
- a CDS encoding DUF167 domain-containing protein, translated as MSYFRWDGDDLILECHLQPAARSDDFCGLHGDRLKIRLTAPPVEGKANAYLMAFLAKAFGVSKSQVSLISGELNRQKRVRICSPKKLPDLPDLVRPSG; from the coding sequence ATGAGCTACTTTCGCTGGGACGGTGATGATCTGATTCTGGAATGTCACCTGCAACCGGCGGCCCGCAGCGATGATTTCTGCGGGCTGCATGGCGATCGATTAAAGATTCGCCTGACGGCGCCACCGGTTGAAGGCAAGGCCAATGCGTACCTGATGGCATTTTTGGCCAAGGCGTTCGGGGTTTCCAAGAGTCAGGTGAGTTTGATCAGCGGAGAGCTGAACCGGCAGAAGCGGGTGCGGATTTGTTCGCCGAAGAAGCTGCCGGATTTGCCCGATCTGGTGCGCCCATCAGGTTGA
- the metW gene encoding methionine biosynthesis protein MetW has protein sequence MRADLEIIQEWIPAGSRVLDLGCGDGELLTWLRDHKQVTGYGLENDPDNIAECVAKGINVIEQDLDKGLGNFASNSFDIVVMTQALQAVHYPDKILDEMLRVGRQCIITFPNFGHWRCRWYLASKGRMPVSEFLPYTWYNTPNIHFCTFEDFEALCREREAKVIDRLAVDQQHRHGWASKLWPNLLGEIGIYRVSSPGLPDHKVAV, from the coding sequence ATGAGAGCCGATCTGGAAATCATCCAGGAATGGATCCCCGCCGGCAGCCGCGTGCTCGACCTCGGTTGCGGTGACGGCGAGCTGCTGACCTGGCTGCGTGACCACAAACAGGTCACCGGCTATGGCCTGGAAAACGACCCGGACAATATTGCCGAGTGCGTGGCCAAGGGCATCAACGTCATCGAGCAGGACCTGGACAAGGGCCTGGGCAACTTCGCCAGCAACAGCTTCGACATCGTGGTCATGACCCAGGCCCTGCAAGCGGTGCATTACCCGGACAAGATCCTCGACGAAATGCTGCGGGTTGGTCGCCAGTGCATCATCACCTTCCCCAACTTCGGTCACTGGCGCTGCCGCTGGTACCTGGCGAGCAAGGGCCGGATGCCGGTTTCGGAGTTTCTGCCGTACACCTGGTACAACACGCCGAACATCCACTTCTGCACCTTCGAAGACTTTGAAGCGCTGTGTCGCGAACGTGAAGCCAAGGTCATTGATCGACTTGCCGTGGATCAACAGCATCGGCACGGGTGGGCCAGTAAGCTATGGCCTAATCTGTTAGGTGAGATCGGTATCTATCGCGTCAGCAGCCCCGGTCTGCCGGACCACAAGGTCGCGGTCTGA
- the pyrR gene encoding bifunctional pyr operon transcriptional regulator/uracil phosphoribosyltransferase PyrR, with the protein MSLPNPAELISQMAIRLKAYLENRGITEPRYIGIRTGGVWVAQALLDELGSDSPLGTLDVSFYRDDFSQNGLHPQVRPSALPFEIEGQHLVLIDDVLMSGRTIRAAMNELFDYGRPASVTLVCLLDLDAGELPIRPNVVGATLSLAAHERVKLSGPELKLELQDLAL; encoded by the coding sequence ATGAGCCTGCCCAATCCCGCCGAACTGATCAGCCAGATGGCGATCCGTCTCAAGGCTTATCTGGAAAACCGTGGCATCACCGAACCACGCTACATCGGCATTCGGACCGGTGGCGTCTGGGTCGCGCAGGCGTTGCTCGATGAACTGGGCAGCGATTCGCCCTTGGGCACCCTGGACGTTTCGTTCTACCGCGATGACTTCAGCCAGAATGGCCTGCACCCACAAGTACGCCCATCGGCGCTGCCGTTCGAGATCGAAGGCCAGCATCTGGTGCTGATCGATGACGTGTTGATGAGCGGTCGGACCATCCGCGCCGCGATGAACGAACTCTTCGACTACGGCCGCCCGGCGAGCGTGACGCTGGTGTGCCTGCTGGACCTGGACGCCGGTGAGTTGCCGATCCGCCCGAACGTGGTCGGCGCGACCCTGTCGCTGGCGGCCCACGAACGAGTGAAACTGTCCGGCCCGGAACTCAAGCTCGAACTTCAAGACCTCGCCCTTTAA
- a CDS encoding DUF4426 domain-containing protein, translated as MGRLALFLLTACLSVTAMAADVIKGERKETFGDVTVHYNTFNSTFLTPEIAKAAELNRSKNQGVINVSVLKEGKPQTAQVSGTVKDLTSQSIPLKFKQITETGAVYYIAQFPVDQQEIRTFKIDVKTGDKTNTINFQQELFPGQ; from the coding sequence ATGGGTCGTCTAGCGCTGTTTTTACTTACTGCCTGCCTGAGCGTCACCGCCATGGCCGCCGATGTCATCAAGGGCGAGCGCAAGGAAACCTTTGGCGATGTGACGGTGCATTACAACACCTTCAATTCCACCTTCCTGACACCGGAGATCGCTAAAGCGGCCGAGTTGAACCGCAGCAAAAATCAGGGCGTGATCAACGTCTCGGTACTCAAGGAAGGTAAACCACAGACGGCCCAAGTCAGCGGTACGGTCAAAGACCTGACCAGCCAAAGCATCCCGCTGAAGTTCAAACAGATCACTGAAACAGGCGCGGTGTACTACATCGCCCAGTTCCCGGTGGATCAGCAGGAAATCCGCACCTTCAAGATCGATGTTAAAACCGGCGACAAAACCAACACCATCAATTTCCAGCAAGAGCTTTTCCCCGGCCAATGA
- a CDS encoding YggT family protein codes for MLGLNDAAIFIIKTLGSLYLLIVLLRFILQLVRANFYNPLCQFIVKATQPLLKPLRRVIPSMFGLDMSSLVLALIVQMVLIAVILLLKGFEVDLLLLVPWALIAIFSLFLSVLFYAMIISVILSWVAPGSHNPGAELVAQITEPVLAPFRRIIPNLGGLDISPIFAFIAIQLVQSWLIPRLAYYALMPQGLLGLI; via the coding sequence ATGCTCGGACTCAATGACGCTGCCATTTTCATAATCAAGACCTTGGGCAGCCTGTACCTGCTGATCGTGCTGTTGCGCTTCATTCTGCAATTGGTTCGGGCGAATTTTTACAACCCGCTCTGCCAGTTCATCGTGAAGGCCACTCAACCGCTGCTCAAGCCTCTGCGCCGGGTAATCCCGAGCATGTTCGGGCTGGACATGTCGTCACTGGTACTGGCGCTGATCGTGCAGATGGTGCTAATAGCCGTCATCCTGCTGCTCAAAGGCTTCGAGGTCGATTTGCTGCTTTTGGTGCCTTGGGCATTGATCGCAATCTTCTCGCTGTTTCTGAGTGTGCTGTTCTACGCAATGATCATCAGTGTGATTCTGTCCTGGGTCGCCCCGGGCAGCCACAATCCGGGCGCAGAACTGGTCGCGCAGATTACTGAACCGGTACTCGCCCCGTTCCGCCGGATCATTCCAAACCTGGGCGGCCTCGACATCTCGCCGATCTTCGCGTTTATCGCGATCCAGCTGGTGCAAAGCTGGCTGATCCCACGTCTTGCGTACTATGCCCTCATGCCTCAGGGACTGCTCGGGCTGATCTGA
- the proC gene encoding pyrroline-5-carboxylate reductase: MSKTRIAFIGAGNMAASLIGGLRAKGLDAAQIRASDPGEETRARVSAEHGIEMFADNAQAIEGVDVIVLAVKPQAMKTVCEAIRPSLKPNQLVVSIAAGITCASMNNWLGAQPIVRCMPNTPALLRQGVSGLFATREVSAAQRQQAEELLSAVGIALWLDEEQQLDAVTAVSGSGPAYFFLLIEAMTAAGVKLGLPADIAAQLTVQTALGAAHMAVASDVDAAELRRRVTSPAGTTEAAIKSFQADGFEALVEKALGAAAHRSAEMAEQLGR; the protein is encoded by the coding sequence ATGAGCAAGACTCGTATTGCCTTTATCGGTGCCGGCAACATGGCCGCCAGCCTGATCGGCGGCCTGCGCGCCAAAGGTCTGGACGCCGCGCAGATCCGCGCCAGCGATCCGGGTGAAGAAACCCGTGCCCGCGTGAGCGCCGAACACGGCATCGAAATGTTTGCCGACAACGCCCAAGCCATTGAGGGCGTGGACGTGATCGTGCTGGCGGTCAAACCCCAGGCGATGAAAACCGTTTGTGAAGCCATTCGCCCAAGCCTCAAGCCGAATCAACTGGTGGTCTCGATTGCGGCCGGCATCACCTGCGCCAGCATGAACAACTGGCTTGGCGCCCAGCCTATTGTGCGCTGCATGCCCAACACCCCGGCGCTGCTGCGTCAGGGCGTGAGCGGTTTGTTCGCCACCCGCGAAGTGAGCGCCGCACAGCGCCAGCAAGCGGAAGAGCTGCTGTCGGCGGTTGGCATCGCCCTGTGGCTGGACGAAGAACAGCAACTGGACGCGGTCACCGCCGTTTCCGGCTCGGGCCCTGCGTATTTCTTCCTGCTGATCGAAGCCATGACCGCCGCTGGCGTGAAGCTCGGTCTGCCAGCGGACATTGCCGCACAACTGACCGTGCAAACCGCGTTGGGCGCAGCACACATGGCGGTCGCCAGTGATGTCGACGCGGCAGAATTGCGTCGCCGCGTGACCTCGCCTGCGGGCACCACCGAAGCGGCGATCAAGTCCTTCCAGGCCGACGGATTCGAAGCCCTGGTCGAAAAAGCACTCGGCGCCGCTGCGCACCGCTCGGCCGAAATGGCCGAGCAACTGGGTCGCTAA
- a CDS encoding type IV pilus twitching motility protein PilT, giving the protein MDITELLAFSAKQGASDLHLSAGLPPMIRVDGDVRRINLPALDHKEVHELIYDIMNDLQRVDFEKHLETDFSFEVPGVARFRVNAFNQNRGAGAVFRTIPSKVLSMDDLGMGEVFRKITEAPRGLVLVTGPTGSGKSTTLAAMIDYLNNHRHHHILTIEDPIEFVHESRKCLINQREVHRDTRSFATALRSALREDPDVILVGEMRDLETIRLALTAAETGHLVFGTLHTTSAAKTIDRVVDVFPGDEKSMVRSMLSESLLAVVSQTLIKKIGGGRIAAHEIMLGTSAIRNLIREDKVAQMYSSIQTGGSLGMQTLDMCLKELVTKGVISREHAREKARSPDNF; this is encoded by the coding sequence ATGGATATCACTGAGCTGCTGGCTTTCAGCGCCAAACAGGGCGCGTCCGACCTGCACCTGTCTGCCGGCCTGCCACCGATGATCCGTGTCGACGGCGATGTGCGGCGTATCAACCTGCCGGCTCTGGACCACAAGGAGGTGCATGAGCTGATCTACGACATCATGAACGACCTCCAGCGAGTGGACTTCGAGAAGCATCTTGAAACCGACTTTTCCTTCGAAGTGCCCGGCGTGGCGCGTTTTCGGGTCAATGCCTTCAACCAGAATCGTGGTGCGGGGGCGGTATTCCGGACCATCCCGTCCAAGGTCCTGAGCATGGACGACCTGGGCATGGGGGAAGTGTTTCGCAAGATAACCGAAGCGCCCCGGGGCTTGGTGCTGGTGACCGGCCCGACCGGTTCAGGCAAGTCCACCACGCTGGCGGCGATGATCGATTACCTGAACAACCATCGCCATCACCACATTCTCACCATCGAAGACCCCATCGAGTTCGTCCACGAATCGCGCAAATGCCTGATCAATCAGCGCGAAGTCCATCGCGATACCCGCAGCTTCGCCACGGCCCTGCGCTCGGCCCTTCGCGAAGACCCGGACGTGATTCTGGTAGGGGAAATGCGTGACCTGGAGACGATTCGGCTGGCATTGACCGCCGCCGAAACGGGTCACCTGGTATTCGGCACGTTGCACACCACGTCGGCGGCGAAAACCATCGATCGCGTGGTGGACGTGTTTCCGGGCGACGAGAAATCGATGGTGCGTTCAATGCTCTCCGAGTCGTTGCTGGCGGTGGTGTCGCAGACGTTGATCAAGAAAATCGGCGGCGGGCGGATTGCCGCGCACGAAATCATGCTCGGCACTTCGGCGATCCGTAACCTGATCCGCGAAGACAAGGTGGCGCAGATGTATTCGTCGATTCAGACCGGAGGGTCGCTGGGGATGCAGACACTGGATATGTGCCTGAAGGAGCTGGTGACCAAGGGCGTGATCAGCCGCGAACACGCGCGGGAAAAAGCCCGGTCGCCGGATAACTTCTGA
- a CDS encoding aspartate carbamoyltransferase catalytic subunit, with translation MTPLETKRPLQLNDQGQLRHFLSLDGLRRELLTEILDTADSFLEVGARAVKKVPLLRGKTVCNVFFENSTRTRTTFELAAQRLSADVITLNVSTSSASKGETLLDTLRNLEAMAADMFVVRHGDSGAAHFIAEHVCPQVAIINGGDGRHAHPTQGMLDMLTIRRHKGGFENLSVAIVGDILHSRVARSNMLALKTLGCPDIRVIAPKTLLPIGIEQYGVKVYTDMTEGLKDVDVVIMLRLQRERMTGGLLPSEGEFYRLFGLTTARLAGAKPDCIVMHPGPINRGVEIESAVADGPHSVILNQVTYGIAIRMAVLSMAMSGQTAQRQFEQENAQ, from the coding sequence ATGACGCCTCTAGAAACCAAGCGCCCGCTGCAGCTCAATGATCAGGGCCAGCTGCGCCACTTCCTCTCGCTCGACGGTTTGCGCCGCGAGCTGCTGACGGAAATCCTCGACACCGCCGACTCGTTCCTCGAAGTCGGCGCCCGGGCGGTGAAGAAAGTCCCGTTGCTGCGCGGCAAGACCGTGTGCAACGTGTTCTTCGAGAACTCCACCCGCACCCGCACCACCTTCGAACTGGCAGCCCAGCGGCTGTCGGCGGACGTGATCACCCTGAACGTGTCCACGTCGTCGGCGAGCAAGGGCGAAACCCTGCTCGACACCCTGCGCAACCTGGAAGCCATGGCCGCCGACATGTTCGTCGTGCGCCACGGTGATTCCGGCGCGGCGCACTTCATCGCCGAGCATGTCTGCCCGCAAGTGGCGATCATCAACGGTGGCGACGGCCGTCATGCCCACCCGACCCAGGGCATGCTCGACATGCTCACCATCCGTCGGCACAAGGGCGGCTTCGAGAATCTCTCGGTGGCTATCGTCGGCGACATCCTGCACTCGCGGGTGGCGCGCTCGAACATGCTGGCCCTGAAAACCCTCGGCTGCCCGGACATCCGCGTGATCGCGCCGAAAACCCTGCTGCCGATCGGCATCGAGCAATACGGCGTGAAGGTCTACACCGACATGACCGAAGGCCTGAAAGACGTCGACGTGGTGATCATGCTGCGCCTGCAGCGTGAGCGTATGACCGGTGGCCTGCTGCCGAGCGAAGGTGAGTTCTACCGCCTGTTCGGCCTGACCACCGCGCGTCTGGCCGGAGCCAAACCGGATTGCATCGTCATGCACCCGGGGCCGATCAACCGTGGGGTGGAAATTGAGTCGGCGGTGGCCGACGGTCCGCACTCGGTGATCCTCAACCAGGTGACCTACGGCATCGCCATTCGTATGGCCGTGTTGTCCATGGCCATGAGCGGGCAAACTGCCCAGCGCCAATTCGAGCAGGAGAACGCCCAGTGA